In the Solanum pennellii chromosome 5, SPENNV200 genome, one interval contains:
- the LOC107019841 gene encoding auxin-responsive protein SAUR50-like produces MASSCSIKKVHMITKIVRLKQVVKRWKDNSLRTRSVLSYSSSDSDEPAQTDLNCNRRRTPSGSLAVYVGVDENERRRFVIPTRFLNLPVFISLLDKAEEEFGYQPTGGLILPCEVDLFTEILKLLEIDEQRFGVLGLDEILMVISESDLDQSCKEAASHGFAPLLQKTRV; encoded by the coding sequence ATGGCTTCTTCTTGCTCTATCAAAAAAGTTCACATGATAACCAAAATCGTTCGCCTTAAACAAGTCGTTAAGCGATGGAAGGACAACTCTCTTCGTACTCGTTCCGTTCTCTCTTACTCCTCTTCCGATTCCGACGAACCGGCGCAAACCGATTTGAACTGCAACCGCCGCCGTACGCCGTCCGGTTCATTAGCGGTTTACGTAGGGGTTGATGAGAATGAGCGGCGTCGGTTTGTGATTCCGACTCGATTTTTGAATCTACCTGTGTTCATTTCGTTACTTGATAAGGCGGAGGAGGAGTTCGGATATCAACCTACCGGAGGATTGATTTTGCCGTGTGAGGTTGACTTGTTCACGGAGATTTTGAAGCTGCTTGAAATTGATGAACAGAGATTTGGTGTTTTAGGGTTAGATGAGATTTTGATGGTAATTTCTGAATCTGATTTAGATCAGTCTTGTAAAGAAGCTGCTTCACATGGATTTGCTCCTCTGCTTCAGAAAACTAGGGTTTAA